Sequence from the Ochrobactrum vermis genome:
GTAATGCGTTGCGAGCCAGGTCGCGATGTAAGGCGCAACCGAAGCACCAAGAATGCCCGCCAGATTGAAGGTCAGCGAAGCGCCTGTATAGCGGACCGAAGTCGGGAACGGCTCTGCCAGAGCTGCGCCGATTGGACCATAGGTGAGGCCCATCAAACCGAAGCCGATGATGAGGAAGGCAAGAACGCCAGCTGTACCAGCCATAAACAAAGGTGCCATGATGAAGCCGTAGAGGCCGATCAGGACGGTGACGATCACCATGACCGGACGCATGCCGAAGCGGTCGGACAATAGGGCTGCTACCGGAATCATGAGGCCGAAGAAGATCACGCCAACCATCTGAAGGATAAGAAATTCCTCGCGGCTGTAACCAAGGGCGCGTGTACCCCAGCCCAGTGAGAAGACTGTCATGAGGTAGAACAGGACGAAGGTTGCAACAGCACCGATAGTGCCGAGAAACAGGCTCATCTTGTGCTTCTTAAACAGAGCTGCAACCGGAACCTCAACACGTTCAGCCTTATCGATTGCCTTCTGGAATTCTGGCGTTTCAGCGATTTTCAGACGGATGAACAGACCAACGCCAACCAGCAGGGCGCTGGCGATGAAAGGAATGCGCCAGCCGAATGCAAAGAATTGTTCTTCGGTGAGCAGCTCGGCCAGAAGGAGAAAGATACCTGTCGCCAGAATGAAGCCAACCGGAGCACCGAGCTGCGGGAACATGCCGTACCACGTGCGCTTACCTTCCGGTGCATTCTCTGTTGCAAGCAGTACTGCGCCGCCCCATTCGCCACCGAGCCCGAGCCCTTGACCCAGGCGACACAGCGCCAGCAGGAGAGCTGCCCAG
This genomic interval carries:
- a CDS encoding MFS transporter, which encodes MTVAVAVAPQKNSARRVLAASMIGTTIEFFDFYIYATAAVIVFPHLFFPASDGNSALLQSLATFAIAFFARPIGGALFGHFGDKVGRKATLVAALMTMGISTVAIGFLPTYDSIGVWAALLLALCRLGQGLGLGGEWGGAVLLATENAPEGKRTWYGMFPQLGAPVGFILATGIFLLLAELLTEEQFFAFGWRIPFIASALLVGVGLFIRLKIAETPEFQKAIDKAERVEVPVAALFKKHKMSLFLGTIGAVATFVLFYLMTVFSLGWGTRALGYSREEFLILQMVGVIFFGLMIPVAALLSDRFGMRPVMVIVTVLIGLYGFIMAPLFMAGTAGVLAFLIIGFGLMGLTYGPIGAALAEPFPTSVRYTGASLTFNLAGILGASVAPYIATWLATHYSFDYVGYYMSAAAVISLIGFAFISFKRDE